The segment GACATAATTACCCATTTATTTTGCATAGTGCTATTCTATTCTTTGAGTGGAAGTGCGTTAAGTTTCTGTCCAGGAGGTATCAGGGGTAGCATATATGACAATATGTGCACACATCCATATTCTTAAGGTCATAACTTCTGCCGAAATTAGTGTATTTAATTCCACTAATTATGTAACTTGTTCCTCAGATGGAGTAAATGTGTGACCTCAGCACTCTGAAGTAGCGTGAGCTGCTGCTCATGTCCTGGTGAACAATGACTTCACACGTTCATCTGAATGGAGAAACTGAATAATCTGAGAACAAAGAAATCCCAGATTAACAATGCATGTTTGATCTCAGACACCCTGCCCTTTTAACTAATGAGCATTTCCTCACTCTAGTTACTTAGTAATGATAGAGATGCTGAAAGGAACACTTCCTTTCAGAGACCTGTGATGTAAGACAGACACCCAGGTGTTTTGTTCTTCTACTGCCTATGGGACTACCAGTGTGTCAAGCCTTTTCCTttagctgttttatttttgaactgAGGACTCCTTCTTCCATCAGTGTGGGAATCCAGTGTGGTCACTTGGTAAACAAAGTAACGGACTCTTCGTTTGTGCTTCCTAGCTGGTGATCTTCTTGCGGAGCAGGTAGGCGCTAGTGATCTGGTTCATCACCACCAGGGCAGGGAAGAAGGGCAGCAGGAAGAAGGCCCACCAGGTCACCCCTTTCACAGTGGCCTGGAACCAGTCTGAGAACATAGCCAACACCACAGTGACTGTGGCCAGCAGGTAGACCACCAGGCCGCAGGTGGCATGGTACAGCTTCAGTttgggcagagaggaggagaggtgcagcagCTTAGGGAAGATCACACAAATACCAACAGCTGCTTGGAGAGCAGTGGCTGCCAGGGTGCAGATGCCCAGCAGACTGTGCCAGCTGACCAGGTGGGGGCGCTCTGAGATGTTCTTACTGGCCACCATGAAGCCCAGCCCGCTAGCTGAGGTTATCAGGACCAGAGCTTGACAGAACCAGTGGAGACGGATTTTACCTTTACGAGATTTGAAGCAGAAAGGGGATCCCTCagctgagaagaggaggatgccCTCAGTCAAACACAGGCAGTActgcaggagagaaaaggaattTATAAAGACCATCAGGATTTGTATCAAGTGtgtgaagaaagacaaaacaagatgttcccatgtaaaataaagaatgaGATAGAGATGGATGAATGagcttatttttatttgtgcattatGGCCATGGCCACTTACAAAATGTGTGCTTAAATCAATATGGATTCTATACTGAATACAGATCAgttcatctcctctcatctcctcctaaGCCCTCAGTCATTTTGGATTGTCTCCTGCCCCCTAGCTGTTCAGCATGTCACTGACTACGTCGCTCTGAAACCTGTCTATATCTTAGGCTCCAACTTGTCCTGTTCTGGTCATCATCATGTCACTGTGGCACAGTTCAGGACTGAACTTTATTAACTAGTTCTATTTCATGCCAGAGAAGAGCCAGTCTTTGATTGATCTCTTTGAATGTGAATCCAAAACAAAACGTCATATTTAAGAGGGGAGCTGttgaataaaatgaacacaacagaGCAGAGGTTACACTGACAAAGATTGGATTAAGCAATACTAGGctcaatattattttttttaaatgaacaaaatattaTACATCAGTCTAATCTGGTGTGTGCTAACAAAGTGAGTCATGGTTTCTATTGTGTCTGCTTTTAATTCATTTGTGCGGAAGAAAAGCAGACACGTTAAACAGAGTCTATGACGTCAGATTACTATCAGTGATTCGTCACTCCATAGTTAGTTACTGAAACCCCACCATCAGCCTGTGGTCCAGTCCAGAGTAAAACGCTGTTCTCACTAACATGTTCTAGGTCAGTTTGTAACATGATATGTGACAGTGCTGCACCGCAGTCATTAGTGTCAGCACTCCTATCTATTATTCACTGTGGAAAGAAGATGGCAACACAGAGACCAGAGGATTTGAAGGCAAAGGCATGTTCAAAGTTCACATTCAACAGATGAATTATTAGTGGACTACATTCTTTTATTAGTTTACCTTTAACTGGCCCTTAAACTAAATTCAATCAGCTTTACAAACATTGTTTTTGGCAGACCATCCTGTGCTAGCTTTACTTACTCTATCTCATTGATGGTTTTCATATGTTGAGGAGTTCCCCCTCTATTAGTAATATCCACATATCTACTGTATTCTGGTTCTCTCAAGATCATGAATGACACTGGGACCATGAGACAAACACAAGAAGATGATGGGATAGTTATCTGTCATAGCAGGAGAACAGAGGGGAAAGACTGAGGGGAATTGTAACAGAGCAGGGTGAATCCGCAGTGTTCAACCAGCAACCAACTCAACTCAAGAGCAGATCAGTCTACCtaaatgacgtgtgtgtgtgtgtgtgtgtgtgtgtgtgtgtgtgtgtgtgtgtgtgtaaggtgaGATCATGTGTGGCTGTAGACTTACAGCAACAGACATCAACACTGGATGCCAAGAAAACAGACCtggaacacagagaaacattgaGCATCTTACAATGCACAACTGACCAAACTTTATATGGAATTATCAAATGTGATACATTTATCTGAATAACccattaaaacatttagatGCATATAGGTTGACCCTGCTAGAGTCATGGCAGGTGTAATGTTAACGTCTGTGTAGCTGGTAAATGAAGCTCATGTTATATCATCACTGGTTATAGTCTGTTATGTTCACTCACTGGTTCCGGGTCTGGACAGCATGGAGATGATGAGGGTCAGGCCCAGACCGGTGACATGAGCCGCTATCACCGCCGCCCTCCGCAGCCACGCATACAGCCAGAAGTCCCGCATCCCCAGCCCCTCTCCCACCGGGCTGTACTCCACGTCTGTCCGCATGCCGCCGAGTTACTCCACCCGCTACCTGCTACCTGCCCGGCCACCTGCTACCTGCTACCTGCCCGGCTACCTGCTACCTGCCCGGCCACCTGCTACCTGTTACCTGCCCGGCCGCCTGCCCGGCTACCTGCTACCTGCTACCTGCCCGCCTACCTGCTACCTGCCCTGCTACCTGCTACCTGCCCGGCCGCCTGCCCGGCTACCTGCCCGGCCACCTGCTACCTGCCCGGCCGCCTGCTACCTGCCCTGCTACCTGCTACCTGCCCGGCTACCTGCTACCTGCCCGGCCACCTGCTACCTGTTACCTGCCCGGCCGCCTGCCCGGCTACCTGCTACCTGCTACCTGCCCGCCTACCTGCTACCTGCCCTGCTACCTGCTACCTGCCCGGCCGCCTGCCCGGCTACCTGCCCGGCCACCTGCTACCTGCCCGGCCGCCTGCTACCTGCCCGGCCACCTGCTACCTGCCCGGCCGCCTGC is part of the Hippoglossus hippoglossus isolate fHipHip1 chromosome 5, fHipHip1.pri, whole genome shotgun sequence genome and harbors:
- the LOC117762270 gene encoding cytochrome b561 domain-containing protein 1, which translates into the protein MRTDVEYSPVGEGLGMRDFWLYAWLRRAAVIAAHVTGLGLTLIISMLSRPGTSLFSWHPVLMSVAYCLCLTEGILLFSAEGSPFCFKSRKGKIRLHWFCQALVLITSASGLGFMVASKNISERPHLVSWHSLLGICTLAATALQAAVGICVIFPKLLHLSSSLPKLKLYHATCGLVVYLLATVTVVLAMFSDWFQATVKGVTWWAFFLLPFFPALVVMNQITSAYLLRKKITS